AAACTGAGGGCTCTGTGTTGTCTAGCAAGAATACTTCTATTTTTGTGTACAACAAATTCGTCCTATCTAAACGGgccttaaaatagatttttaaaaaaatatttgaggccgggcgcggtggctcaagcctgtagtcccagcactttgggaggccgaggcaggtggatcacgaggtcaacagatcgagaccatcctggtcaacatggtgaaaccccgtctctactaaaaattacaaaaaattagctgggcacggtggcgtgtgcctgtaatcccagctactcgggaggctgaggcaggagaattgcctgaacccagggggcggaggttgcggtgggccgagatcgcgccattgcactccagcctgggtaacaagagcgaaactccgtctcaaaaaaaaaaaaaaaaaaaaatacttgagaatCTTGAAGGTGTTCGTCTATTTTACTGCTACATGTACAAGTCGATCAGAAGTGACACCTGTACAGACTCTGCCCTGAAAAGAATCCGTTTGATGGCTTTACTTTTGTAGTTTAGACTTGAGAACGGCTGACATTATCAGCTATGTGGCAACACAGGCGCAGTTTTCAAAATCAGACTCCCCTGCTGTGTAATACCTGCATCTGAGGGCAGCACGGTGAGCGGGACATCTTTGGTATCAATTTTTACAGAAGGCTCCAGTAAGGACTGCATTTTAATAGGCACTGGTGTCAGGGGGACCTTGGTCAATCTTATCAGCTCTGAAGGCGGAGCTCCCTGGAACTGGATCCGAGCCCCAGGGGAAATGGTGTGGAGAGTCAAAGGGATCCTCAGGTCTTGTTGGTGCGGCCCAAAGGCACCGGACGGCGGGGCCAGGATGACCTCCGCGCTGCCATGAACCAGGTCATCAGACGCGGGCTCGGCGCGGAGCCTGCAGTCCTCCAGGAGTCTCTCCGGTTCCTCGGTTTTGATCACACCTAGGGTGGCCACTGGGCTTTTGCTTTCCCTGCCTTGCATCGCGTCCCGCACGACCGCCTCCGTCTCCAGCTTGCCCTTCTCGTTCCTTCGCAAGTAGTCGAGGGCGGGCCCACGGCCTTCCACCTTGACCGCCCTGGAGGCTCTAGGGCCGGTCTCCACCGCCCCTTGAGGCCCCACCGACGGATCCAGGCCAGGCCCCAGCTCCTGCTTCTCGGCCTTGACATGGAGCACCCGCGGCTGCACCGGGTGCAACTCGGGCCTGAAGGGGGCGCCCTCGGACGCGGCCGGCGACGGCAGGAGCAGCAGGTCGGGCCTGAACTGCAGCACCCGCGCCTGCGCGGGCGAGGCGGCGCCGTCTTCGTCCCCGGCCTGAGGCTGTGGTAACAGCAACACCTGCTCCGGGTTCACCTGCACCAGCCGCCGCGCCGCCTCCCCGCACGAGGAAGCCAGTGTCGCAATGGCTGCCACGCCCGGTGTGGGCGGCGACGGAGGGGGCTCCCCGGCCGCTGCCCAAAAGGAGGCGCCCTCGACCGGCAGCGGGGGCGGAGCGGGACGCAACGGACGCGGTAGAGGGACCCGCGGCAGTTGGCGCGGCTGAGGCGGCGGCTCCGGCCTGGCTCTCTCCATGGGGCAGGGGGACACCCCGGCCTAGCCCGGCCGGGATTGTGAGCTCAGCCGTTTGTTGGCGACCTTCCCACTCTACCTTTCGGTTAAGACCCTTCGAAGGCCTTTGCTACCCAGAACCCTACGCGGTTCAAAACGCAGCTCTTTGTCTCGGCTCCACCCAATCACAAACGACAGATACCCCGGGATGGCCAATCACAGGCGGGGTTTTCTGGCTCTTCCCGGTCCCTATTCTCGCCTGGTGCTGAGTCCTCGAATCACCCGCAATGGCGGGAGCCGCAGCGCGTGTTGTCCATTTTTCCTCCTGCTCTGACTCTCCCTCTCTTCCGGAGTTCTCTTCTGGCCGTTGTCCTTAGCTATCAACCCCGCCTCCTCGGAGCTGTGACAATGGCGTTGCCCAGGAAACCTTGCGCTTCCCTGCCGCTGACGTGCAGGGAATAAAGTCTTGGGTGCGGCCTTGTGCACGCACTTTGTGTGGACTGAGTACACTGTCTGCCCTAAGCATCACCAGGGCTTTTGAATCTTTGCCAAGGGAGAATGGGGAAGATTTTGCAACTTATCAATAACCCATTAGCTGATTTTGCTGGGGAGGGTCTTCGACTTTGTGTGATTCTTCTGCTAAAGTTTCAATTAATCACCAGGCCCTGTGGCCCTGCTTCCGAAATATTATACGTCCCAAATTCATCcacttctttctgtctctactgTTCCAGACTCCCACCATCTTTCACTGGGATACTGCCATAGCCCTGTAAATAGTCTCCCTGCTTGTGACCCCTGCACTACACCCCAGTACCAGTGATCTTTTGAAAACACAAATCTAAGGTTGTCACACTTTTCCTAAAGCTTTCCATGGCTCTCCACTGATCAtgtgataaaaatctaaaattcttgGCAAAGCCTTAAAAATCCCCCCAATGGCTTGGGCTCTAATGTactactattaggttggtgcaaaagtagttgtggtttttgccattaaacaGTTACCACTCTGGCCCTGACTCTTTAGGTTTCAGCTGCATTGGCCCCCTCATCATTCTCTTTCTACTGCAGTGTGTTTAAACAGGCTTAGCATGCTACTCTTTCTTTTGTGTCTCCTTAATTCCTCCTGCCTGTTTTCCAAATTGCAACTCAAGTGGGCTTTCAGAGAAGCTTTTACTGACTGAAAATCaggtgaggccgggcgcggtggctcaagcctgtaatcccagcactttgggaggccgaggcgggtggatcacgaggtcaacagatcgagaccatcctggtcaacatggtgaaaccccgtctctactaaaaattacaaaaaattagctgggcacggtggcgcgtgcctgtaatcccagctactcaggaggctgaggcaggagaattgcctgaacccagggggcggaggttgcggtgagccgagattgcgccattgcactccagcctgggtaacaagagcgaaactccgtctcaaaaaaaaaaaaaaaaatcaggtgaaaTCTTCGTCTATCA
This Callithrix jacchus isolate 240 chromosome 2, calJac240_pri, whole genome shotgun sequence DNA region includes the following protein-coding sequences:
- the SOX30 gene encoding transcription factor SOX-30 isoform X2 gives rise to the protein MERARPEPPPQPRQLPRVPLPRPLRPAPPPLPVEGASFWAAAGEPPPSPPTPGVAAIATLASSCGEAARRLVQVNPEQVLLLPQPQAGDEDGAASPAQARVLQFRPDLLLLPSPAASEGAPFRPELHPVQPRVLHVKAEKQELGPGLDPSVGPQGAVETGPRASRAVKVEGRGPALDYLRRNEKGKLETEAVVRDAMQGRESKSPVATLGVIKTEEPERLLEDCRLRAEPASDDLVHGSAEVILAPPSGAFGPHQQDLRIPLTLHTISPGARIQFQGAPPSELIRLTKVPLTPVPIKMQSLLEPSVKIDTKDVPLTVLPSDAGIPDTPFSKDRNGHVKRPMNAFMVWARIHRPALAKANPAANNAEISVQLGLEWNKLSEEQKKPYYDEAQKIKEKHREEFPGWVYQPRPGKRKRFPLSVSNVFSGTTQNIITTNPSTVFPYRSPTYSVVIPSLQNPITRPVARALIVDLPLAMEIFQVQCQNALVIMKTRTKNMRPYFQL